A part of Streptomyces sp. NBC_01497 genomic DNA contains:
- a CDS encoding aspartate/glutamate racemase family protein codes for MKILSVAPVRVDAAELARRRDRYQQLSPLGMEFTLEPAGRGAPGQFATADDIAASTESVTEALVAPPGGGFAYRMPDCVLDPGVPLTPDGSPVPTVGMLRLTAAHLVATGRRFGAVTRNRAIGDALADRIEEYGYGPWFAGVSVLDLDFDAIPDTGRWNAAVRTALDGFAARGVTAVVNGCSAVTVEETDADGAGDEGSPAPITARLVDPARLALRLLAAGAEV; via the coding sequence ATGAAGATCCTGTCCGTCGCACCGGTGCGGGTCGACGCCGCGGAACTGGCGCGACGCCGTGACCGCTACCAGCAACTGTCGCCACTCGGAATGGAGTTCACCCTCGAACCGGCGGGCCGGGGCGCGCCCGGCCAGTTCGCCACCGCGGACGACATCGCGGCGTCGACGGAGTCGGTCACCGAGGCGCTGGTGGCCCCGCCCGGCGGCGGCTTCGCCTACCGGATGCCGGACTGCGTACTCGACCCGGGCGTGCCGCTGACCCCTGACGGCTCCCCGGTACCGACCGTCGGCATGCTGCGGCTGACCGCCGCGCACCTGGTCGCGACGGGCCGCCGCTTCGGCGCCGTGACCCGCAACCGCGCGATCGGCGACGCGCTGGCCGACCGGATCGAGGAGTACGGGTACGGGCCCTGGTTCGCCGGAGTGAGCGTCCTGGACCTGGACTTCGACGCGATCCCCGACACCGGACGGTGGAACGCCGCGGTGCGCACCGCCCTCGACGGCTTCGCCGCGCGCGGTGTGACCGCGGTCGTGAACGGCTGCTCGGCGGTGACGGTCGAGGAGACGGACGCGGACGGCGCGGGGGACGAGGGATCACCGGCGCCTATCACCGCGCGCCTGGTCGACCCGGCGCGACTGGCGCTGCGGCTGCTGGCGGCGGGAGCCGAGGTATGA
- a CDS encoding CaiB/BaiF CoA transferase family protein — protein MSDPDTADTADTSAAPPAALAGTALDGIKVLDIATLFAGPLAATLLGDFGADVTKIEHPKGDPVRSHGASKDGVGLWWKMLSRNKRAITLYLGSPEGQDIFRRMVADADVVVENFRPGTLERWGLGYEELSAINPRLVLARVTGFGQRGPYAKRPGFGTLAEAMSGFAAITGEADGPPTLPPFGLADGVSALTAAFGIMTALHARERTGRGQVLDLAIIEPMITLLGPQAIMYDQLGELQPRTGNRSANNAPRNTYRTKDGSWVAVSTSAQSIAERVMRLVGRPEYVDQPWFASGAERAKHADELDEAVGGWIAQRTRDEVIEAFEQAQAAVAPIYDMSDIFEDPQYQALDTITTVQDEELGTVRFQNVPFRLSDTPGAVRWPGPRKGRDTAEVLRAYGVDEDALTGLAERGVV, from the coding sequence ATGAGTGACCCCGACACCGCTGACACCGCCGACACGAGCGCGGCCCCGCCGGCGGCCCTCGCCGGCACCGCGCTCGACGGCATCAAGGTGCTGGACATCGCCACCCTCTTCGCCGGACCGCTCGCCGCGACCCTGCTCGGGGACTTCGGCGCCGACGTCACCAAGATCGAGCACCCCAAGGGCGACCCGGTGCGCAGCCACGGCGCCAGCAAGGACGGGGTGGGGCTGTGGTGGAAGATGCTCTCCCGCAACAAGAGGGCCATCACCCTCTACCTCGGCAGTCCCGAGGGGCAGGACATCTTCCGCCGCATGGTCGCGGACGCCGACGTCGTCGTCGAGAACTTCCGGCCCGGCACCCTGGAGCGCTGGGGCCTCGGCTACGAGGAGCTCAGCGCCATCAACCCCCGGCTCGTGCTGGCCCGCGTCACCGGGTTCGGCCAGCGCGGCCCGTATGCGAAACGGCCCGGTTTCGGGACCCTCGCGGAGGCCATGAGCGGCTTCGCCGCGATCACCGGGGAGGCGGACGGGCCGCCCACCCTGCCGCCGTTCGGCCTGGCCGACGGGGTCTCCGCGCTCACCGCCGCCTTCGGGATCATGACCGCGCTGCACGCCCGCGAACGCACCGGCCGCGGCCAGGTCCTCGACCTCGCCATCATCGAACCGATGATCACCCTGCTCGGCCCGCAGGCCATCATGTACGACCAGCTCGGCGAGCTCCAGCCGCGTACGGGCAACCGCTCGGCGAACAACGCGCCGCGCAACACCTACCGCACCAAGGACGGCAGTTGGGTCGCCGTCTCCACCAGCGCGCAGTCCATCGCGGAACGCGTGATGCGGCTGGTCGGACGCCCCGAGTACGTGGACCAACCGTGGTTCGCGTCCGGCGCCGAGCGGGCGAAGCACGCCGACGAACTCGACGAGGCCGTCGGCGGCTGGATCGCGCAGCGCACCCGCGACGAGGTCATCGAGGCCTTCGAGCAGGCACAGGCCGCCGTCGCGCCGATCTACGACATGAGTGACATCTTCGAGGACCCGCAGTATCAGGCGCTCGACACGATCACCACCGTTCAGGACGAGGAACTCGGCACCGTACGGTTCCAGAACGTGCCCTTCCGGCTCAGCGACACTCCAGGCGCCGTCCGCTGGCCCGGCCCGCGCAAGGGCCGCGACACCGCCGAGGTGCTGCGTGCGTACGGCGTGGACGAGGACGCGCTCACCGGGCTCGCCGAACGGGGCGTCGTATGA
- a CDS encoding MFS transporter, translating to MSTTRSTRSGVRWTTLGLIVALIVINYIDRSAVSYAVGPLTKSFGISKSQYGYISSAFSIGYMVFAFLAGPLVDRYGARRILLIGVAIWSVITAITPVSGTFAGLFAARVVLGAGEGPGFPAAARTVSRWLPQHERGRALAMVGGVAVAGSLLIGGPVVTQLIAGVGWRGMFWVLSGLGALWFVIAWALLRNTPQEHPKVSAAERAYIADGQREEERSARVRVQWRPVLTSRNLWIIAIGYFAWGFMFWGFMYWLPDYLSSQYGLSITAVGLFTVAPWAAGVVGALLGGFITDRVFTRTGSPRTRFTIMGVALLLSGAALVPIITSPSLTVSVTFISIGVGLGFVTGGIWWVAAIDAVPSQPGVAAGFADASFALSGIVAPSVMGFIVSSTGSFSSGFVVMTVLAVIGAGSLLILPKREHRREAPPTGTPAGLVADTR from the coding sequence ATGAGCACCACGCGATCCACCCGTTCCGGCGTGCGCTGGACGACGCTGGGCCTGATCGTCGCCCTCATCGTCATCAACTACATCGACAGGAGCGCGGTCAGCTACGCCGTCGGTCCGCTGACCAAGTCCTTCGGCATCAGCAAGTCCCAGTACGGGTACATCAGCAGCGCCTTCTCCATCGGATACATGGTCTTCGCGTTCCTCGCGGGCCCGCTGGTCGACCGGTACGGGGCCCGCCGCATCCTGCTGATCGGGGTGGCCATCTGGTCGGTGATCACCGCGATCACCCCGGTCTCGGGCACGTTCGCCGGCCTGTTCGCGGCGCGTGTGGTGCTCGGCGCGGGCGAGGGGCCCGGCTTCCCCGCCGCCGCCCGCACGGTCAGCCGCTGGCTGCCGCAGCACGAGCGCGGCCGCGCCCTCGCCATGGTCGGCGGGGTCGCCGTCGCAGGATCGCTGCTGATCGGCGGCCCGGTGGTGACCCAGCTGATCGCGGGTGTCGGCTGGCGCGGCATGTTCTGGGTGCTGTCCGGGCTCGGCGCGCTCTGGTTCGTCATCGCCTGGGCGCTGCTGCGCAACACCCCGCAGGAACACCCGAAGGTGTCGGCGGCAGAGCGCGCGTACATCGCGGACGGGCAGCGGGAGGAGGAGCGCTCGGCCCGGGTACGGGTCCAGTGGCGCCCGGTGCTCACCAGCCGGAACCTGTGGATCATCGCCATCGGCTACTTCGCCTGGGGCTTCATGTTCTGGGGCTTCATGTACTGGCTGCCCGACTACCTCTCCTCGCAGTACGGCCTCAGCATCACCGCGGTCGGCCTCTTCACGGTCGCGCCGTGGGCGGCCGGTGTGGTCGGCGCGCTCCTGGGCGGCTTCATCACCGACCGGGTCTTCACCCGCACCGGCAGCCCGCGCACCCGCTTCACCATCATGGGTGTGGCACTGCTGCTGTCGGGCGCGGCGCTCGTCCCGATCATCACGTCGCCGTCGCTGACCGTGTCGGTCACCTTCATCTCGATCGGCGTGGGGCTCGGCTTCGTCACGGGCGGCATCTGGTGGGTCGCCGCGATCGACGCCGTACCCTCGCAGCCGGGTGTCGCGGCGGGCTTCGCCGACGCGTCGTTCGCCCTCTCCGGCATCGTCGCGCCGTCGGTGATGGGCTTCATCGTCAGCTCCACGGGCAGCTTCTCCAGCGGGTTCGTGGTGATGACGGTCCTGGCCGTGATCGGCGCGGGCTCACTGCTGATCCTGCCGAAGCGGGAGCACCGCCGCGAGGCGCCGCCCACGGGCACTCCCGCCGGGCTGGTCGCCGACACCCGCTGA
- a CDS encoding HpcH/HpaI aldolase/citrate lyase family protein, whose amino-acid sequence MNTPRTPDACGKSPAAAVPTAVRTWLYVPATRPDLLAKAMSGDADAVVLDLEDAVPEARKGEARAQAAEAVRARWPKPLWIRVNDVRHPHGTADLEALAGAPVDGLRLPKCESRQQIAIALSHVDAPLHLLFETALGVERAYELAADARRVTLLSLGEADLRADLRIRADAALDWARARIVNAARAAGLAGPVQSVYTDVADLDGLATSTEHGRDHGFFGRSVVHPRQIAPVNSLFTPTPLEIAGARSLIDSLNTAADAGSAAWLDERGRLIDPAVVAQARWILERTG is encoded by the coding sequence ATGAACACCCCGAGGACGCCGGACGCTTGTGGCAAAAGCCCGGCCGCCGCGGTCCCGACCGCCGTACGGACCTGGCTGTACGTCCCCGCCACCCGGCCCGACCTGCTGGCGAAGGCCATGAGCGGCGACGCCGACGCCGTCGTTCTGGACCTGGAGGACGCCGTCCCGGAGGCCCGCAAGGGCGAGGCGCGCGCCCAGGCCGCCGAGGCGGTGCGCGCGAGGTGGCCCAAGCCGCTCTGGATCCGGGTCAACGACGTCCGCCACCCGCACGGCACCGCCGACCTGGAGGCACTCGCGGGCGCACCCGTCGACGGGCTCAGGCTGCCCAAGTGCGAGAGCCGGCAGCAGATCGCCATCGCCCTGAGCCACGTCGACGCGCCGCTCCACCTGCTGTTCGAGACGGCCCTCGGGGTGGAGCGCGCGTACGAACTCGCCGCTGACGCGCGGCGCGTGACGCTCCTCTCGCTCGGCGAGGCGGACCTGCGCGCCGATCTGCGGATACGGGCGGACGCCGCGCTCGACTGGGCGCGGGCGCGGATCGTGAACGCCGCGCGCGCCGCGGGCCTGGCCGGGCCCGTGCAGAGCGTGTACACCGACGTCGCCGACCTCGACGGGCTCGCCACGAGCACCGAACACGGCCGCGACCACGGCTTCTTCGGACGGTCAGTCGTCCACCCCCGGCAGATCGCGCCGGTCAACTCGCTCTTCACCCCCACCCCGCTGGAGATCGCCGGGGCACGGAGCCTGATCGACTCGCTGAACACGGCCGCCGACGCGGGCAGCGCGGCCTGGCTGGACGAGCGGGGCCGGCTGATCGACCCGGCCGTGGTCGCCCAGGCCCGCTGGATCCTGGAGCGCACCGGCTGA
- a CDS encoding MmgE/PrpD family protein has translation MDTVEVEPTGHQDAAAAGTDGLARWASGLSWSEVPVPVRERLSLVLLDTLAVTLAGARTDGQRRIRAAWPRPPGDAPVLGSGFLTHTDTAAYLNASALVCCELDEGGKYAKGHPAGHVFPAVLALAASLGASGEATALALLAGYEVAARFGRATALGPGVHPHGTWGVTGAAAGCALLLGLSAPQVAAAIDTAAGLPVAGHFDSALDGHRVRDAWMGAAAVSGLAAARLARASVVRNTGTAARSLGTLLGTFDASALTRGLGAHGAAADGDGPGGPGQEGIVDWQITHNYFKRHASCSYTHPAADLALDLRASRLHGMTPADVVAAVDTLTVDTHRLAAPLDRTHWDSGLGAMFSVPYAVAAALLDGEVAPATADATEEQRPELFALARKVTVREEAAFTARLPHERPSRLTAHFTDGRERAVLSAPHPVGDSAHHPFTDATLSSFLTRLLGDGDLVDSLRQSAKDLPSADDVGPLLRGLAGEPEEDGHPGATAGTTAERAAGTTAAGAAGTLGSAAASGGTA, from the coding sequence GTGGACACCGTGGAGGTGGAGCCGACCGGACACCAGGACGCGGCAGCCGCGGGCACAGACGGCCTCGCCCGCTGGGCCAGCGGCCTTTCCTGGTCCGAGGTCCCCGTACCGGTACGGGAGCGACTGTCGCTCGTCCTGCTGGACACACTGGCCGTGACACTCGCCGGAGCCCGTACCGACGGGCAGCGGCGCATCAGGGCCGCCTGGCCCAGGCCACCGGGCGACGCCCCGGTGCTCGGATCCGGGTTCCTCACGCACACCGACACCGCCGCGTACCTGAACGCGTCGGCGCTCGTGTGCTGCGAACTCGACGAGGGCGGCAAGTACGCGAAGGGCCATCCGGCCGGGCACGTCTTCCCCGCCGTACTGGCGCTGGCGGCGAGCCTCGGCGCCAGCGGCGAGGCGACCGCGCTGGCCCTGCTCGCCGGCTACGAGGTCGCGGCACGCTTCGGCCGTGCCACCGCGCTCGGCCCCGGCGTGCACCCGCACGGCACCTGGGGCGTGACCGGCGCCGCAGCGGGCTGCGCGCTGCTGCTGGGGCTGTCCGCCCCGCAGGTGGCGGCGGCGATCGATACGGCGGCGGGCCTGCCGGTCGCGGGCCACTTCGACTCCGCGCTCGACGGCCACCGGGTGCGCGACGCCTGGATGGGCGCGGCGGCCGTGTCCGGACTCGCCGCCGCGCGGCTGGCCCGCGCCTCGGTGGTCCGCAACACCGGCACCGCGGCCCGCTCACTCGGGACCCTGCTCGGCACGTTCGACGCGTCGGCGCTGACGCGGGGCCTCGGAGCGCACGGCGCCGCGGCCGACGGCGACGGCCCCGGCGGCCCGGGCCAGGAGGGCATCGTCGACTGGCAGATCACGCACAACTACTTCAAGCGCCACGCGTCCTGCTCCTACACGCACCCGGCCGCCGACCTCGCCCTCGACCTGCGGGCGAGCCGGCTGCACGGCATGACACCGGCCGACGTCGTGGCGGCCGTCGACACCCTGACCGTCGACACCCACCGGCTCGCCGCGCCCCTGGACCGCACCCACTGGGACAGCGGGCTCGGCGCGATGTTCTCCGTGCCGTACGCGGTGGCCGCCGCGCTCCTCGACGGCGAGGTGGCCCCGGCGACGGCGGACGCCACCGAGGAGCAGCGGCCCGAACTCTTCGCGCTGGCACGGAAGGTGACCGTACGTGAGGAGGCGGCGTTCACCGCGCGCCTGCCCCACGAACGCCCGTCACGGCTGACGGCGCACTTCACGGACGGCCGGGAGCGGGCGGTGCTCAGCGCCCCGCACCCGGTCGGGGACAGCGCACACCACCCCTTCACGGACGCGACGCTGTCGTCCTTCCTCACCCGGCTCCTCGGGGACGGCGATTTGGTGGACTCCCTGCGGCAGTCGGCGAAGGACCTGCCGTCGGCGGACGACGTGGGGCCGCTCCTGCGGGGCCTCGCAGGGGAGCCCGAGGAGGACGGACACCCCGGTGCAACCGCCGGCACCACGGCGGAGCGCGCCGCCGGCACCACGGCGGCCGGCGCCGCCGGCACCCTCGGATCAGCAGCAGCATCGGGAGGCACAGCATGA
- a CDS encoding LysR family transcriptional regulator, whose protein sequence is MEIFVALADEGHFGSAAQRVGITQPPLSQGLRRLEALLGVRLFDRSRGVTLTEEGERLLPHARTALAAMAELREIGAREHAEGPRLRLGVAPEVPARLAAGLAAAPVRAGGPGRVGVVTAPTATLLARVATGRLDLAVIRHPAVLNGLAAGPVELFPTWLLTPAPTPGGTRRPLPVAVRPRDEAPAAYDLFVDALASRGRRVETVVVPDERAGLALVAAGAATLVTADGTLSADGVERTRATEPPLPLRLRVVWDARGAAREETERAARSLAEALTREAAA, encoded by the coding sequence GTGGAGATCTTTGTCGCCCTGGCCGACGAAGGGCACTTCGGCAGCGCCGCGCAGCGCGTCGGCATCACCCAGCCGCCGCTGTCGCAGGGACTGCGCCGGCTGGAGGCGCTGCTCGGAGTGCGGCTCTTCGACCGGAGCCGGGGCGTGACCCTCACCGAGGAGGGCGAGCGGCTCCTGCCACACGCCCGCACGGCGCTCGCAGCGATGGCGGAACTCCGCGAGATCGGGGCCCGTGAGCACGCCGAAGGCCCGCGCCTGCGGCTCGGCGTGGCCCCCGAGGTGCCCGCGCGGCTCGCGGCGGGCCTGGCCGCCGCACCCGTGCGCGCCGGGGGGCCTGGCCGGGTCGGCGTGGTGACGGCTCCGACGGCCACTCTGCTCGCGCGGGTGGCGACGGGCCGCCTCGACCTCGCCGTGATCCGGCATCCGGCGGTACTGAACGGGCTGGCCGCCGGGCCGGTCGAACTCTTCCCGACCTGGCTGCTGACCCCGGCGCCTACGCCCGGGGGAACGCGCCGGCCGCTGCCCGTCGCCGTACGGCCCCGGGACGAGGCGCCCGCCGCCTACGACCTGTTCGTGGACGCGCTGGCCAGTCGCGGCCGCCGGGTGGAGACCGTGGTGGTGCCCGACGAGCGGGCGGGGCTGGCGCTCGTGGCGGCCGGCGCGGCGACGCTGGTCACCGCGGACGGCACCCTGTCCGCCGACGGCGTCGAACGGACGCGTGCCACCGAACCGCCGCTGCCCCTGCGGCTGCGCGTGGTGTGGGACGCGCGGGGGGCGGCGCGCGAGGAGACGGAGCGGGCGGCCCGGTCGCTGGCCGAGGCGCTCACCCGGGAGGCGGCGGCATGA
- a CDS encoding IclR family transcriptional regulator, producing MTTQPTTQPGTETAGRVIDVLLLFTDGPDELGVSRIARELGLSKAVVHRILQTLVGRGMVAFDQETRLYRLGPSAAALGARALREFDLRAVAGDTLRRLQLETGETVTLTALVPGGRAYVDQIVSTHEVKMTVELGRRFPLHAGSSGKCCLAFLPEQRREEILTAALPALTDSTPTDAVSLRVELAAIRDIGYASSQGERQADAGSIAAPLFGLDGDVRGAVSVCGPRSRFTPAFVNDCAPRVAEAARDISAALGWTGGTPAGRHGGLPAAGGHATTKGPGSP from the coding sequence ATGACGACACAACCCACGACCCAGCCAGGAACCGAGACAGCGGGCCGGGTGATCGACGTCCTCCTGCTGTTCACCGACGGACCCGACGAACTCGGCGTCTCCCGGATCGCGCGTGAACTCGGCCTCAGCAAGGCCGTCGTCCACCGCATCCTGCAAACCCTCGTCGGGCGCGGCATGGTGGCGTTCGATCAGGAGACCCGGCTCTACCGGCTCGGCCCCAGCGCAGCGGCGCTCGGCGCCCGCGCACTGCGGGAGTTCGACCTGCGGGCGGTCGCCGGGGACACCCTGCGCCGCCTCCAGCTGGAGACGGGGGAGACGGTGACCCTCACGGCCCTCGTGCCCGGCGGGCGCGCGTACGTCGACCAGATCGTGAGCACGCACGAGGTGAAGATGACCGTCGAACTGGGCCGCAGGTTCCCGCTGCACGCGGGCAGCTCCGGCAAGTGCTGCCTCGCCTTCCTGCCCGAGCAGCGGCGCGAGGAGATCCTCACCGCCGCGCTGCCCGCGCTGACCGACTCCACCCCCACCGACGCGGTGTCCCTGCGGGTGGAACTGGCCGCCATCCGTGACATCGGCTACGCCAGTTCGCAGGGTGAGCGGCAGGCCGACGCGGGCTCCATCGCCGCACCGCTGTTCGGCCTCGACGGCGACGTGCGCGGCGCGGTGTCCGTCTGCGGACCGCGCTCCCGCTTCACCCCCGCTTTCGTCAACGACTGCGCTCCCCGCGTGGCCGAGGCGGCGCGCGACATCTCCGCCGCGCTCGGCTGGACCGGCGGCACTCCCGCCGGGCGGCACGGCGGGCTGCCCGCCGCCGGCGGCCACGCGACCACGAAAGGACCCGGCTCCCCATGA
- the bla gene encoding class A beta-lactamase: protein MTSATAPASLSRRAVLALGTGAALAAALTASGGTAYAGTTTGTTGPAVPPPLRAGDAVGGQLRALEREHGVRLGVFARNARTGRTVAYRADERFAMCSVFKTLAAAAVLRDLDRDGAFLARRIHYTQKTVTDSGYAPVTGEPENLAHGMTVAHLCAAAVGQSDNAAGNLLLRALGGPTAITRFCRSLGDRRTRLDRWEPALNSAEPWRVTDTTSPRAVGTTYGRLLLGDVLAPAGRRLLTGWLIANTTDGERFGAGLPGDWTLADKTGGGDAYGVANDVGVVRAPGGAPLLLSVLSTQKRVDGPTDNAVVARTATIVAAALT, encoded by the coding sequence ATGACTTCGGCAACCGCACCCGCCTCTTTGTCCCGCCGCGCGGTCCTGGCCCTCGGGACGGGCGCCGCGCTGGCCGCCGCGCTGACCGCGAGCGGCGGCACGGCGTACGCCGGTACCACCACCGGGACCACCGGCCCCGCCGTGCCCCCTCCCCTGCGGGCCGGGGACGCGGTCGGCGGGCAGTTGAGGGCGCTCGAACGTGAACACGGCGTACGCCTCGGCGTGTTCGCCCGCAACGCGCGTACCGGCAGGACCGTGGCGTACCGCGCCGACGAACGCTTCGCGATGTGCTCGGTGTTCAAGACGCTCGCGGCGGCGGCCGTCCTGCGGGACCTGGACCGCGACGGGGCGTTCCTCGCCCGGCGGATCCACTACACGCAAAAGACCGTGACGGACTCCGGGTACGCCCCGGTCACCGGCGAGCCCGAGAACCTCGCCCACGGCATGACCGTCGCCCACCTGTGCGCCGCGGCCGTCGGCCAGAGCGACAACGCGGCGGGCAACCTCCTGCTGCGCGCGCTGGGCGGACCCACCGCCATCACCCGCTTCTGCCGTTCCCTCGGCGACCGGCGGACCCGGCTGGACCGGTGGGAGCCCGCGCTGAACTCGGCGGAGCCGTGGCGCGTCACCGACACCACGAGTCCCCGCGCGGTCGGGACGACGTACGGGCGCCTCCTGCTCGGTGACGTCCTCGCGCCTGCCGGCCGGCGGCTGCTGACCGGCTGGCTGATCGCGAACACCACCGACGGCGAACGGTTCGGGGCGGGCCTGCCCGGGGACTGGACCCTCGCCGACAAGACCGGCGGGGGCGACGCGTACGGCGTGGCGAACGACGTCGGCGTGGTGCGGGCGCCCGGCGGGGCGCCGCTGCTGCTGTCCGTCCTGTCGACGCAGAAGCGCGTGGACGGGCCGACGGACAACGCGGTCGTCGCGCGCACCGCCACGATCGTGGCGGCGGCGCTGACCTGA
- a CDS encoding cyclase family protein, with the protein MTSVPRTPEVRQSANPLLAALPEAAHIVELGQPLFTGMPCSPNHPGFRMTLARRHGDMVRPDGGSASNEVIITGGHVGTHIDALSHVSHNGKLHGGVDAAEAQSGGAFSEHGAEHTPAMITRGVLLDVAAAHGVDTLPGGYGVSAADLEQAAAEGGAEPRPGDVAVVRTGWARNFGDPAAYLGKESGVPGITEDAGHWLAERGVRAVGCDTTACEQIPPGAGHSVLPVHRVLLVEHGIYIMEHLALEDLAALGQHEFLFVVAPLRIVGGTGSPIRPLAVVA; encoded by the coding sequence ATGACCTCCGTTCCGCGTACCCCCGAAGTCCGGCAGTCCGCCAACCCGTTGCTCGCCGCGCTGCCCGAGGCGGCGCACATCGTCGAGCTCGGCCAGCCGCTGTTCACCGGGATGCCGTGCTCGCCCAACCACCCCGGCTTCCGGATGACCCTGGCCCGCCGCCACGGTGACATGGTGCGCCCCGACGGCGGGTCCGCGTCCAACGAGGTGATCATCACCGGCGGTCACGTCGGCACCCACATCGACGCCCTGTCGCACGTCAGCCACAACGGCAAGCTGCACGGCGGGGTCGACGCCGCCGAGGCCCAGTCCGGCGGCGCGTTCAGCGAGCACGGCGCGGAGCACACGCCCGCCATGATCACCCGCGGCGTCCTGCTCGACGTGGCAGCCGCCCACGGCGTCGACACCCTGCCGGGCGGGTACGGGGTGAGCGCCGCCGACCTGGAGCAGGCCGCCGCCGAGGGCGGGGCCGAGCCGCGACCGGGCGACGTCGCCGTCGTACGCACCGGCTGGGCGCGGAACTTCGGTGACCCGGCCGCGTACCTCGGCAAGGAGTCCGGCGTGCCCGGCATCACCGAGGACGCCGGCCACTGGCTGGCGGAGCGGGGCGTACGGGCCGTCGGCTGCGACACCACCGCGTGCGAGCAGATCCCGCCCGGCGCGGGCCACAGTGTGCTGCCCGTGCACCGGGTGCTGCTGGTGGAGCACGGCATCTACATCATGGAGCACCTCGCCCTGGAGGACCTGGCGGCCCTCGGGCAGCACGAGTTCCTCTTCGTGGTGGCCCCCCTGCGGATCGTCGGCGGCACCGGCTCCCCGATCCGTCCCCTGGCGGTGGTGGCCTGA
- a CDS encoding MmgE/PrpD family protein, with product MSTNTTAGHGGPSTPGPAPTAAQHLARFAVAVRGATLRPDLAEKTTGHLLDLLGNSLAALDERPGAAVRELVTEWGGAPTATAIGSPVRLPAPSAALLGGTLAHSLDFDDTHLPSVLHPSASVLPAALATAEAVGASGAALLAASAVGIEVTCRLGMAQYDEELGNSVFFDRGLHATAICGAIGAAVAAAMLRGLDADGICDAIGIAASMGSGIIEANRTGGTVKRVHCGWAAHAGVVAADMARLGLTGPPTVLEGRFGFFQAFCGDRFDPDLVAAAVTEGLGERWELSRLFVKPYPCNHFTHAGVDAAMRLRRRGVDPARITALTLGVPAPVLRTIAEPAAEKAHPRSGYHAAFSGPYTVAAGLLADPSAPGAGLGVFHQDFTDEAAADPARLALAARVTCVADEECTATFPHQFPAVLTAELDDGTTMTERVMVNRGSPEDPLDADELTAKFLANALGAGAETAVKELADEVWKIGSAQDTAGLTRALSAVVTGT from the coding sequence GTGAGCACGAACACGACCGCCGGGCACGGCGGCCCCAGCACACCGGGCCCCGCACCGACCGCCGCCCAGCACCTCGCCCGCTTCGCCGTCGCCGTACGCGGCGCCACCCTGCGCCCCGACCTCGCGGAGAAGACCACCGGGCACCTGCTCGACCTGCTCGGCAACAGTCTCGCCGCCCTCGACGAGCGGCCCGGCGCGGCCGTCCGCGAACTGGTCACCGAGTGGGGCGGCGCGCCCACCGCCACCGCCATCGGCTCGCCCGTACGGTTGCCCGCGCCGTCCGCCGCCCTCCTCGGCGGCACCCTCGCGCACAGCCTCGACTTCGACGACACCCACCTGCCGTCGGTGCTGCACCCCTCGGCGTCCGTGCTGCCCGCCGCGCTCGCCACCGCCGAGGCCGTCGGCGCGTCGGGGGCCGCGCTGCTCGCCGCGTCCGCCGTCGGCATCGAGGTCACCTGCCGGCTCGGCATGGCCCAGTACGACGAGGAACTCGGCAACTCCGTCTTCTTCGACCGGGGCCTGCACGCCACCGCCATCTGCGGCGCGATCGGCGCGGCCGTCGCCGCCGCCATGCTGCGCGGCCTGGACGCCGACGGGATCTGCGACGCCATCGGCATCGCCGCCAGCATGGGGTCCGGCATCATCGAGGCCAACCGTACCGGCGGCACCGTCAAGCGTGTGCACTGCGGCTGGGCCGCGCACGCCGGGGTGGTCGCCGCCGACATGGCGCGGCTCGGGCTGACCGGACCGCCGACCGTGCTGGAGGGCCGGTTCGGCTTCTTCCAGGCGTTCTGCGGAGACCGGTTCGACCCGGACCTCGTGGCCGCCGCGGTCACCGAGGGCCTCGGCGAACGCTGGGAGCTGTCCCGGCTGTTCGTCAAGCCGTACCCGTGCAACCACTTCACGCACGCGGGGGTCGACGCGGCGATGCGGCTGCGCAGGCGGGGCGTCGACCCCGCACGGATCACCGCCCTCACCCTCGGTGTCCCCGCACCGGTGCTGCGCACCATCGCGGAGCCGGCGGCGGAGAAGGCGCACCCGCGGTCCGGCTACCACGCGGCGTTCAGCGGCCCCTACACCGTGGCCGCGGGACTCCTCGCCGACCCCTCGGCGCCCGGCGCCGGACTCGGCGTGTTCCACCAGGACTTCACCGACGAGGCGGCGGCGGATCCCGCCCGCCTCGCCCTCGCGGCGCGCGTGACCTGCGTCGCCGACGAGGAGTGCACGGCCACGTTCCCGCACCAGTTCCCCGCGGTCCTCACCGCCGAACTGGACGACGGAACCACCATGACCGAACGGGTCATGGTCAACAGGGGGAGCCCCGAAGACCCTCTGGACGCGGACGAACTCACCGCCAAGTTCCTCGCCAACGCCCTCGGCGCCGGCGCGGAAACGGCCGTGAAGGAGCTCGCCGACGAGGTCTGGAAGATCGGCAGCGCTCAGGACACCGCGGGTCTGACCCGCGCGCTGTCCGCGGTGGTGACCGGCACATGA